In a genomic window of Tissierella sp. Yu-01:
- the tnpB gene encoding IS66 family insertion sequence element accessory protein TnpB (TnpB, as the term is used for proteins encoded by IS66 family insertion elements, is considered an accessory protein, since TnpC, encoded by a neighboring gene, is a DDE family transposase.), protein MKVKFPDNVRIYIACGHTDMRKSIDGLSAIVSGNFKLDPFENVLFLFCGRRRDRMKALFWEGDGFLLLYKRLENGVFQWPKTTKEVREITQQQYRWLLEGLTIDQKKIIHKVENKKVF, encoded by the coding sequence ATGAAGGTTAAATTTCCTGATAACGTCAGGATATACATTGCATGTGGTCATACAGATATGAGAAAATCTATCGATGGTCTTTCGGCAATTGTATCTGGCAATTTTAAACTTGATCCATTTGAGAATGTACTATTTCTATTCTGTGGGCGAAGAAGAGATAGGATGAAAGCACTGTTTTGGGAAGGTGATGGATTCCTTCTACTTTACAAGCGACTCGAAAATGGAGTCTTTCAATGGCCTAAGACTACTAAAGAAGTTAGAGAAATTACACAGCAGCAGTATAGATGGCTTCTAGAAGGATTAACCATAGACCAGAAAAAAATTATTCATAAAGTAGAAAACAAAAAAGTATTTTAG
- a CDS encoding TolC family protein, whose translation MKKKVYIYGLVATMLFSTVPTTYAAKEDIKEETRAIKEESISLSLDKAVEYALLHSKDMEIERLELDKAEVVYNQNRRAVIQNEKSLDELEDSNMPRTYEVTADINVNNALLKNGVSRRSVELAYQVSKWNVELKKNTIEYNVQKAYFDLLQMEKELEIAEENFELSKDQYEKGKLKHNLGVISKQQLLGLEMGVSQAQSVYESTMMGCELQLMSFNTTLGLPLNQVVKLTDKIDYEESEPIDLENSVKTALKNNVGIKIADENNEISKLTLKAISGRFPSNTYKYKEQDVLVQQAAKNLETAKNGVEMSVRGAVLNLQTAEKQISTYKKAVEQAEQALKIAETTFELGKSTSSEVTEANINLMNAKKSLSQQIHAYNLALLDYEYSIGIGKGA comes from the coding sequence ATGAAGAAGAAAGTATATATATATGGGTTAGTAGCTACAATGTTGTTTTCAACAGTACCTACAACCTATGCTGCAAAAGAAGATATTAAAGAAGAGACTAGAGCGATAAAAGAGGAAAGTATATCACTAAGTTTAGATAAGGCTGTTGAATATGCTCTTCTACATAGCAAGGACATGGAAATAGAAAGACTTGAGCTTGATAAAGCTGAGGTTGTATATAACCAGAATAGAAGAGCTGTAATACAAAATGAAAAATCCTTGGATGAATTAGAAGACTCAAATATGCCTAGAACCTATGAGGTTACAGCTGATATTAATGTAAATAATGCATTGTTAAAGAATGGCGTATCAAGAAGATCTGTAGAATTAGCATATCAGGTTTCAAAGTGGAATGTTGAGTTAAAGAAAAATACAATAGAATATAATGTTCAGAAGGCATATTTTGATTTGCTTCAAATGGAAAAGGAATTAGAAATAGCTGAGGAAAATTTTGAGTTATCAAAGGATCAATATGAGAAAGGAAAACTTAAACATAATCTTGGAGTAATTTCAAAACAACAGCTTCTAGGACTTGAAATGGGAGTATCGCAAGCTCAAAGTGTATATGAATCTACAATGATGGGCTGTGAATTACAACTAATGAGTTTTAATACTACCTTGGGATTGCCATTGAATCAGGTTGTTAAGTTGACAGATAAAATAGATTATGAGGAAAGTGAACCAATAGATTTGGAGAATTCAGTTAAAACAGCATTAAAAAATAACGTGGGAATAAAGATTGCTGATGAAAATAATGAGATATCTAAATTAACTCTTAAAGCAATAAGTGGAAGATTCCCGTCAAATACTTATAAGTATAAAGAGCAAGATGTATTAGTGCAACAAGCTGCCAAAAATCTTGAAACTGCAAAGAATGGAGTAGAAATGAGTGTAAGAGGTGCAGTTTTGAATCTACAAACAGCAGAAAAACAGATAAGTACCTACAAAAAAGCTGTAGAACAGGCTGAACAGGCTTTAAAAATTGCTGAAACTACTTTTGAATTGGGTAAAAGTACTTCAAGTGAGGTTACTGAAGCAAATATTAATTTAATGAATGCTAAAAAGAGTTTATCTCAACAAATTCATGCATATAACTTAGCTTTACTTGACTATGAATATAGTATAGGTATTGGGAAAGGTGCATAA
- a CDS encoding stalk domain-containing protein: MKRNYKKLAAFLAVMILTLSFASSGFAANTVANLKATYRNITVYKNGMLFNFSKEPFIVDGTTYVPLRDMAEMVDKDVTWDGVSYKIGVNDKPGQNVVELSQQIFNQQLTISQLEAKIKNLESQLDEKEEDSISLKDLAKDLLKEYDEINKYLEVVDIKLKGDEDDIDVEIYLDLDDDDDLWEEWEDLTDKEIQKFLQKIVDDILDVKEYEDADIVGFIEDKDSRSELRSFEIDKKGKVVLD, encoded by the coding sequence ATGAAAAGAAACTACAAGAAATTAGCAGCGTTTCTAGCTGTAATGATATTAACATTATCATTTGCATCAAGTGGATTTGCTGCGAATACTGTTGCAAACTTAAAGGCAACTTATCGTAATATCACTGTTTATAAAAATGGGATGCTATTTAATTTCTCTAAAGAGCCATTTATAGTTGATGGAACCACATATGTACCTTTAAGAGATATGGCAGAAATGGTAGATAAAGATGTTACATGGGATGGGGTAAGTTATAAAATTGGTGTAAATGACAAACCAGGTCAAAATGTAGTTGAGTTATCACAACAGATATTCAATCAACAATTGACTATAAGTCAATTAGAGGCTAAAATAAAGAATCTAGAATCACAATTAGACGAAAAAGAAGAAGATAGTATAAGTCTAAAGGATTTGGCGAAGGACCTATTAAAAGAATATGATGAAATTAATAAATATCTAGAAGTTGTGGATATTAAGTTAAAAGGCGACGAAGATGATATTGATGTGGAAATTTATCTTGATTTAGATGATGATGATGATTTATGGGAAGAATGGGAAGATCTTACAGATAAGGAAATTCAAAAGTTCTTGCAGAAAATTGTTGATGATATCTTGGATGTAAAAGAATATGAAGATGCAGATATCGTAGGATTTATTGAAGACAAAGATTCACGTTCAGAATTGAGAAGTTTTGAGATAGATAAGAAAGGAAAAGTAGTATTAGATTAA
- a CDS encoding S-layer homology domain-containing protein: protein MGKKTKVLFLTILILLSSVNIANAISITGNSKVDWLVERGYITGDSKGFRLYDKITRAETTKMVVEASGLGEYVESFKYLASNFDDVNKNHWANGYINTAFINQLVNGYPNGTFGPSKDITYAEVIKILVTVKGDIPTNTDTYTGSLWAIPYIVQAEVLGITEGVGISNFYVPATREKVFEMVFNTMFEEEPLTLEKYNGIIMENHRVARLDDDEISFIVFEDLNKTSDIKPRYKKNDKVKLTLPKDIEDVEYLMGKVVDITVDNNNVITDVKLDKSYSYFEGPILAYEDEVYIGVNGEYYDIDYDLQVYHNDVSYRYDRYVDRLGNYDEDDNITFIAEFANVTTKKGEVYYLDSFTFSDIAPVEGVVRKDDEIVIYDDSDDAGLKNIYINNAISYTYEWGFETIEIRDIREGDVLHIYDKNKAIVRKDSEKSGYFADLFEYDVEYYFAEVGKDTYQVRTTKEKRPVYSKDGINFKTLYAEDLDGDLIDLIGSDVTYLLDMNGHIQAIIGK from the coding sequence TTGGGGAAAAAGACGAAAGTATTGTTTCTTACCATACTTATATTGTTGTCTTCAGTAAATATAGCTAATGCTATTTCAATTACAGGAAATTCTAAGGTTGATTGGTTAGTAGAGCGTGGTTATATTACGGGAGACTCGAAAGGCTTTAGACTATATGATAAGATTACTAGAGCAGAAACTACTAAAATGGTAGTAGAAGCCAGTGGCTTAGGAGAATATGTTGAAAGTTTTAAATATTTAGCTAGTAATTTTGATGACGTCAATAAAAATCACTGGGCAAATGGGTACATAAACACTGCTTTCATAAATCAATTAGTGAACGGATATCCAAATGGTACATTTGGGCCGAGTAAGGATATTACATATGCCGAAGTCATAAAAATACTTGTAACAGTTAAGGGAGATATACCTACTAATACAGATACTTATACAGGGTCCTTATGGGCAATACCTTATATTGTACAAGCTGAAGTGTTAGGTATAACTGAAGGTGTAGGTATTTCAAATTTTTATGTTCCAGCTACAAGGGAAAAGGTCTTTGAAATGGTATTCAATACTATGTTTGAAGAAGAACCTCTTACCTTAGAAAAGTATAATGGAATTATTATGGAGAATCACAGGGTTGCTAGATTAGATGATGATGAAATTTCTTTTATAGTCTTTGAGGACTTAAATAAAACGTCGGATATTAAACCTAGGTATAAGAAGAACGACAAAGTGAAGCTTACTCTCCCAAAAGATATTGAGGACGTAGAATATCTAATGGGCAAGGTAGTGGATATAACAGTAGACAATAACAATGTCATTACCGATGTTAAGTTAGATAAGTCATATTCATATTTTGAGGGTCCAATACTGGCCTATGAGGATGAAGTCTATATAGGTGTTAATGGAGAGTATTATGATATTGATTATGATTTACAGGTTTACCATAATGATGTTAGCTATAGGTATGATAGATATGTAGATAGGTTGGGAAATTATGATGAAGATGATAATATTACGTTTATAGCTGAATTTGCAAATGTGACTACAAAAAAGGGTGAGGTATATTACCTTGATAGCTTCACATTTAGTGATATAGCCCCTGTTGAGGGTGTAGTACGTAAAGATGACGAAATAGTGATTTATGATGATAGTGATGACGCAGGGTTAAAGAATATATATATAAACAATGCAATTTCCTACACCTATGAATGGGGATTTGAAACTATAGAAATTAGAGATATAAGAGAAGGAGATGTCCTTCATATATACGATAAAAATAAAGCTATAGTAAGGAAAGATTCTGAGAAAAGTGGATATTTTGCTGATTTGTTTGAATATGATGTAGAATATTATTTCGCAGAAGTAGGCAAGGATACTTATCAGGTGAGGACAACTAAGGAAAAAAGACCTGTTTACTCTAAGGATGGTATAAACTTCAAAACACTTTACGCAGAGGATCTAGATGGTGACTTAATTGATTTAATAGGTAGTGATGTCACATATCTTTTAGATATGAATGGACATATTCAGGCCATTATAGGGAAGTAA
- a CDS encoding sigma 54-interacting transcriptional regulator, with product MNFAVVAPFPELEKQVRQVSYELGYRIPIVIGDLNEGLLKAKQIIQDNSIEVIVSRGGTAKLIEENLNVPVVAIEISTFDLIRAVVEAKKFGNKIGVVGFKNIIHGCSSLGQYLDAEIIELEINSSDELPKVIEYAKAKDIDVIIGDNISTIMGEKHGVKSIRVTSGNEAIGIALNKASSLAEVRRNEKIKSGQLRSIVETTHEGIIATNKNGIITLVNSSAEKMLSREKGELIGSLIEDIISRDVFRDIYKTKKSYIGEIFKFEKLTLVQNISPVIIDDEILGIVVTMNDTDYVESVETKVRKELYLKGYVAQYNFSDIITKSEKMKSVIEKARNYGKSDFTVLIIGDSGTGKEMIAQSIHNSSSRRDGPFIAVNSAVMPENLLESELFGYEEGAFTGARKGGKKGLFELAHNGTLFLDEIGEMPLTLQARLLRVLQEKSIMRVGGDRVISINTRIISATHRDLKKAVEEGKFRKDLYYRLNVLNITVPSLSERMGDIPDLVIALNERITRNLKTKPPMYREDSLSYLANIKWTGNVRQIENIVSRIAVLYSGKEISVDMINEVLDFENSVEYKDRPLISLYIDKLNMMERDIIDYVMKLTNNDKDKTCDILGISKTTIWRRLKEN from the coding sequence ATGAACTTTGCAGTAGTGGCACCATTTCCCGAGTTGGAAAAACAGGTAAGGCAGGTCTCCTACGAATTAGGCTATAGGATACCAATTGTAATTGGAGATTTGAATGAAGGATTGCTTAAAGCTAAACAAATAATCCAAGATAATAGTATAGAAGTTATTGTTTCTAGGGGAGGAACTGCTAAATTAATCGAAGAAAATTTAAATGTTCCAGTGGTGGCAATAGAAATAAGTACATTTGATTTGATTAGAGCTGTAGTAGAGGCTAAAAAATTTGGCAATAAAATAGGAGTTGTTGGATTTAAAAATATTATCCATGGATGTTCAAGTTTGGGTCAATACCTAGACGCAGAAATTATTGAACTTGAAATCAATAGTTCAGATGAGTTACCAAAAGTTATAGAATATGCGAAGGCAAAAGATATAGATGTAATTATTGGTGATAACATTTCTACCATAATGGGAGAAAAACATGGAGTAAAATCCATTAGAGTTACATCTGGAAATGAAGCAATTGGAATTGCATTAAATAAGGCTAGTAGCTTAGCCGAGGTTAGGAGAAATGAGAAAATCAAGTCTGGGCAATTAAGATCCATTGTTGAAACAACTCATGAAGGAATTATAGCTACTAACAAAAATGGAATAATAACTTTAGTAAATAGCTCGGCTGAAAAAATGTTATCAAGGGAAAAGGGTGAATTGATAGGCAGTTTAATAGAAGATATTATATCTAGAGATGTATTTAGAGATATTTATAAGACCAAAAAGTCATATATAGGTGAAATATTTAAATTTGAAAAGCTAACACTTGTACAGAATATTTCTCCAGTAATTATAGATGATGAAATATTGGGTATTGTAGTTACTATGAATGACACTGATTATGTAGAAAGTGTTGAAACAAAAGTTAGGAAGGAACTATATTTAAAGGGATATGTTGCTCAATACAATTTTTCAGATATTATAACAAAAAGCGAAAAGATGAAAAGTGTTATTGAGAAAGCTCGTAACTATGGGAAATCAGATTTTACCGTACTAATTATTGGCGATAGTGGTACTGGAAAAGAAATGATTGCCCAAAGTATACATAACTCTAGCAGTAGAAGAGACGGTCCTTTCATTGCAGTTAATTCTGCGGTAATGCCTGAAAATTTGTTGGAATCGGAGTTATTTGGCTATGAAGAAGGTGCATTTACAGGGGCTAGAAAGGGCGGCAAAAAGGGATTGTTCGAATTAGCTCATAATGGTACATTGTTCTTAGATGAAATAGGAGAAATGCCCTTAACATTACAGGCAAGGCTTCTGAGAGTTTTACAAGAAAAGTCTATAATGAGAGTAGGGGGAGATAGAGTAATATCCATAAATACAAGAATAATATCAGCTACCCATAGGGATTTAAAAAAAGCAGTAGAAGAAGGTAAATTTAGAAAGGATCTATATTATAGATTAAATGTATTAAATATAACAGTTCCATCCTTAAGTGAAAGGATGGGAGATATTCCAGATTTGGTAATTGCATTAAATGAAAGAATAACGAGAAATTTAAAGACAAAACCACCTATGTATAGAGAGGATTCTCTGAGTTATCTTGCAAATATAAAATGGACGGGAAATGTTAGGCAAATAGAAAATATTGTATCAAGAATTGCTGTACTATATAGTGGAAAAGAAATATCTGTAGATATGATAAATGAGGTATTGGATTTTGAGAATTCAGTAGAATATAAAGATAGGCCGCTTATTAGCTTATATATAGATAAGTTAAATATGATGGAAAGGGATATTATAGATTATGTAATGAAGCTAACAAATAATGATAAGGATAAGACTTGTGACATATTGGGCATAAGTAAAACCACTATATGGAGAAGACTAAAAGAAAATTAA
- a CDS encoding hydroxyacid dehydrogenase, with translation MKKVLITSPVHKDGINMLEEKFEVIISPNEDKETLINLCRDVDAIIVRLANIDKDIIDAAKNLKIIAKHGAGVDNVDVKYATEKGIYVVNTGNANSLSVAEHTIAAILAVFKRVTIIDNAVRNDNWYVKNDNRSLNYTGKTLGLIGVGSIGSEVARMARNGFLMKVIAFDPYANKEKAGESGIEIIDNLEEIFKTADIISIHTPLTKETRGFINKELLQLLKPTAVFANFARGEIVDEEYLAEMLKEKRIFGAALDAFSQEPLPKDSPFYSLENVILSPHAGTFTDDCRSKMAQYLAEDIIGFFKGQQPIRLVNRELKK, from the coding sequence ATGAAGAAAGTACTTATAACTAGTCCAGTCCATAAAGATGGAATAAATATGTTAGAAGAAAAATTTGAAGTAATCATATCACCTAATGAAGATAAAGAAACGCTTATTAACCTTTGTAGGGATGTAGATGCAATAATTGTAAGATTAGCTAATATTGATAAGGATATTATAGATGCTGCTAAGAATCTTAAGATTATAGCTAAACATGGTGCTGGTGTAGATAATGTAGATGTAAAATATGCAACAGAAAAAGGTATTTACGTTGTAAATACAGGTAATGCAAATTCCTTATCTGTGGCTGAACATACTATTGCGGCAATTCTAGCAGTATTTAAGAGAGTGACTATTATAGATAATGCTGTTAGAAATGATAATTGGTATGTTAAAAATGATAATAGATCTCTTAACTATACAGGGAAAACGTTAGGATTAATTGGAGTAGGTAGTATTGGTTCAGAGGTTGCTAGAATGGCGAGAAATGGATTCTTAATGAAAGTAATTGCTTTTGATCCTTATGCTAATAAGGAAAAGGCAGGAGAAAGTGGCATTGAAATTATTGATAACTTAGAAGAGATTTTTAAAACTGCTGATATTATATCTATTCATACTCCTTTAACTAAAGAAACTAGAGGTTTTATAAATAAAGAACTTTTACAATTACTAAAGCCTACTGCGGTATTTGCAAACTTTGCTCGGGGTGAAATTGTAGATGAAGAGTATCTAGCAGAAATGTTAAAGGAAAAGAGAATATTTGGAGCTGCTTTAGATGCTTTTAGCCAAGAGCCATTACCAAAAGATAGTCCTTTTTATTCGCTTGAGAACGTAATACTTTCACCTCATGCTGGCACATTTACAGATGATTGTAGATCTAAAATGGCTCAATATCTAGCTGAAGATATTATTGGCTTCTTCAAAGGACAACAACCTATTCGATTAGTGAATAGGGAGTTAAAGAAATAA
- a CDS encoding four-carbon acid sugar kinase family protein — protein sequence MDYVAIVADDLTGASDTGVKLSKRGYETNVIFNPNDIDFMLEKGKILSINSSTREKASDEAYQAVFQITQILKKNRYNKIYKKIDSVFRGNVAIEIEAVMNALNVKSAFLVPAIPDNGRYIIGGHLYIDEERESKLDIKTLLKSSSNCNIESIGIDDIRKGEKSLLAKLYGIHNDEKVIVLFDTEEEEDFQVIANTIKEYKKEFILSGASGIVNLLPEIWNLSNIDTPLAKIEKNRTHLIIAGSFHNSTGAQIKKLNEEFQCKLIIIDTEKVTTGKMGSNFFEQEIESICKDDEMSEIIIVAVDTLINPEITPDKENSEVITEFISNIALRIIESGYCKTITITGGETAYHVMQSLGALGMKLRDEIISGLPLGTVIGGIAKDMPLVTKSGGFGDPDALVKVIKYLNEDREDVKANAT from the coding sequence ATGGACTATGTAGCTATAGTGGCCGATGATCTAACAGGTGCAAGTGATACCGGGGTAAAGCTTAGTAAAAGAGGATATGAAACCAATGTAATTTTTAATCCTAATGATATAGATTTTATGCTGGAAAAAGGTAAGATTTTATCAATCAATTCATCTACTAGAGAAAAGGCATCAGATGAAGCATATCAAGCGGTGTTTCAAATAACCCAAATACTTAAGAAAAATAGATATAATAAAATCTACAAAAAAATTGACTCTGTATTTAGGGGAAATGTAGCCATTGAAATAGAAGCTGTAATGAATGCCTTAAATGTGAAATCAGCTTTTCTGGTACCAGCAATTCCGGACAATGGAAGATATATTATTGGCGGACATTTATATATTGACGAGGAAAGAGAGTCGAAATTAGATATTAAAACGTTATTAAAGAGTTCAAGTAATTGCAATATAGAATCCATTGGCATAGATGATATAAGAAAAGGAGAAAAAAGCTTACTTGCAAAATTATATGGGATTCATAATGATGAAAAGGTTATAGTACTATTTGATACCGAAGAAGAAGAGGATTTCCAAGTAATTGCAAATACAATAAAGGAATATAAGAAAGAGTTTATATTATCTGGTGCTTCGGGAATCGTTAACCTATTACCAGAGATATGGAATCTAAGTAATATAGATACTCCCTTAGCTAAAATAGAAAAGAATAGAACTCATTTAATTATAGCAGGGTCGTTTCATAATTCCACAGGGGCGCAAATAAAGAAATTAAATGAAGAATTTCAATGTAAGTTAATCATAATAGATACTGAAAAAGTGACAACAGGAAAAATGGGTTCTAATTTTTTTGAACAGGAAATAGAAAGTATTTGTAAAGATGATGAAATGTCTGAGATAATAATTGTTGCAGTAGATACTCTTATAAATCCAGAAATTACTCCTGATAAAGAGAATAGTGAGGTAATCACAGAATTTATTTCAAATATAGCATTACGGATTATCGAATCTGGTTATTGTAAAACAATAACTATCACTGGCGGAGAGACAGCCTATCATGTAATGCAATCTCTAGGTGCATTAGGAATGAAATTAAGGGATGAAATAATTAGCGGTCTACCATTAGGAACTGTTATTGGTGGTATTGCAAAAGATATGCCTTTGGTAACTAAATCAGGAGGATTTGGAGATCCAGACGCACTTGTAAAGGTAATAAAATACTTGAATGAAGATAGAGAGGATGTGAAAGCAAATGCAACATAG
- the pdxA gene encoding 4-hydroxythreonine-4-phosphate dehydrogenase PdxA, giving the protein MQHRPIVAITTGDPCGIGAEISVKSLNVEEIYRIAKPLIISDAKLVMQAIEIAKLDININVISMPEEGLYSYGTIDVLDLNNYEMGSQRWGNVTKESGKVSYEFIESAIKLAMEGRIDAVTTGPIHKEAINLAGFKYAGHTEIFAALTGTKKVCMMLTDGHMRVSHVTTHIPMSKAKDLITVSRVYDVINLTKEALEKMGIENPKIAVAGYNPHAGEGGLFGDEEIVSISPAIQRAVIDGINVDGPIPPDTVFVKMMGKQYDAVVAMYHDQGHIPMKLAGFKQDKDGLMSSMSGVNLTLGLPIIRTSVDHGTAFGKAGKGTANYDSMIDALKLAALMAKEK; this is encoded by the coding sequence ATGCAACATAGACCAATAGTTGCTATCACTACAGGTGACCCATGTGGTATAGGAGCTGAGATTAGTGTAAAATCACTTAATGTAGAAGAAATTTATAGAATTGCCAAACCGCTAATAATCTCTGATGCTAAATTAGTTATGCAAGCTATTGAGATTGCAAAGTTAGATATTAATATAAATGTAATAAGTATGCCAGAAGAGGGACTTTATTCTTATGGAACAATAGATGTATTAGATTTAAATAATTATGAAATGGGCTCACAGAGATGGGGAAATGTAACGAAGGAATCTGGCAAGGTCAGCTATGAGTTCATAGAAAGTGCAATCAAATTGGCTATGGAGGGGAGAATAGATGCTGTAACTACTGGCCCAATTCATAAGGAAGCAATAAACCTAGCTGGTTTTAAATATGCTGGACATACAGAAATATTTGCAGCTTTAACTGGTACAAAAAAGGTTTGCATGATGTTAACAGACGGACATATGAGGGTTTCACATGTTACAACTCATATTCCTATGAGCAAAGCTAAGGATTTAATTACAGTATCAAGAGTATATGATGTAATCAATTTAACCAAAGAAGCATTAGAGAAAATGGGCATAGAAAATCCAAAGATAGCAGTTGCAGGATATAACCCACATGCAGGCGAAGGTGGACTATTTGGAGATGAAGAAATAGTCTCTATATCACCAGCTATTCAAAGAGCCGTTATAGATGGAATAAATGTTGATGGACCTATACCGCCAGATACTGTATTTGTAAAGATGATGGGAAAACAATATGATGCTGTAGTTGCTATGTATCATGATCAAGGTCATATACCGATGAAATTAGCAGGATTTAAGCAGGATAAAGATGGTCTTATGAGTTCGATGTCAGGCGTAAATTTAACGCTAGGTCTACCTATTATACGTACATCTGTAGACCATGGGACAGCATTTGGGAAGGCTGGTAAAGGGACAGCGAATTATGATAGTATGATAGATGCGTTGAAGTTAGCAGCTTTGATGGCTAAGGAAAAATAA
- the dapA gene encoding 4-hydroxy-tetrahydrodipicolinate synthase, with protein MFKPKGIIVAMLTPMNRDESINELELRNQVNRFVDSGIHGLFCLGTNGEFYGLSYEEKLKVIEIVTDENKGRLPIYAGTGCTTTKDTIALTKEAKRLGVDAVSVVCPYYAAVNQKGLYNHFKTIAEAVDIPIILYNIPPRTGVNLDVDTVAKLSEIENIVGIKDSSGNFDNILKYIEATSSDFSVLSGNDSLILWTLLAGGQGGIAGCANVLPKELAKIYDRYTEGDMDGAKKAQSSIRPLREVFKFGNPNSIIKRATELMGYDVGPCRAPFNLEDPKIDEQLLKVIRQFEKQ; from the coding sequence ATGTTTAAACCAAAGGGAATTATAGTAGCAATGCTAACACCTATGAATAGGGATGAATCAATAAACGAATTAGAGCTAAGAAATCAGGTTAATAGATTTGTTGATAGTGGAATTCATGGTCTGTTTTGTCTTGGGACTAATGGAGAATTTTATGGTTTAAGTTACGAAGAAAAATTAAAAGTTATAGAAATTGTTACAGATGAAAATAAGGGAAGATTACCTATATATGCAGGGACAGGCTGTACAACTACTAAGGATACTATAGCCTTAACTAAGGAAGCTAAAAGATTAGGAGTAGATGCTGTTTCCGTAGTTTGTCCATATTATGCAGCAGTAAATCAAAAAGGATTATATAATCACTTTAAAACAATAGCTGAAGCAGTGGATATTCCTATAATATTATATAATATTCCGCCACGTACTGGAGTAAATCTTGATGTAGATACAGTTGCTAAGTTATCAGAGATTGAGAATATCGTAGGCATAAAGGATAGTAGTGGGAATTTTGATAATATCCTTAAATATATAGAGGCTACATCTAGTGATTTTTCAGTCCTATCAGGTAATGATTCATTGATTTTATGGACATTATTAGCAGGTGGACAAGGTGGAATAGCAGGATGTGCTAATGTATTACCAAAAGAATTAGCAAAGATTTATGATAGATATACTGAAGGTGATATGGATGGTGCAAAAAAAGCCCAATCTAGTATTAGGCCTTTACGTGAAGTATTTAAATTTGGTAATCCTAATTCAATAATTAAACGTGCTACAGAATTGATGGGATATGATGTAGGACCTTGTAGAGCTCCTTTTAATCTTGAAGATCCTAAAATAGACGAACAATTATTAAAAGTAATAAGACAATTTGAGAAGCAATAG